Proteins co-encoded in one Schaalia radingae genomic window:
- a CDS encoding alpha/beta hydrolase: protein MSEHLNDRDELTEQDEPVVRDPLAPWGTDGPPPSGQWRTDVLGEGFVSRTIDLLPDDEGPVVATLVRHDPENDPNADDLRSVDRPIIRLENPVTVLYLHGRNDYFFQRHLARHISALGGRFYALDLRKYGRSLRPWQTIGFISDIDDYDEDMGEALDIIRGECSDGPLIVMGHSTGGLIATLWAWRHPGALDGLVLNSPWLEMQTLAAVRSAVQPVLGRIAARTPLWEIPASTGPDHYGRSLMEGWSTSGFDLPEELRDFPDDDPAFTGWDYLHEWKRPEGYPVYAQWLDAILVGHEKIEHSVSIDCPILSMMSTHSYFDEKWSPEVFRSDTVLDADVLATRSAHLGSLVTIARFDGRHDLVLSDPDVRQRVWYTMDSWLEFMAHAL from the coding sequence GTGAGTGAGCATTTGAACGATCGCGATGAACTGACTGAACAGGACGAACCCGTAGTTCGGGATCCCCTGGCACCGTGGGGCACAGACGGGCCACCGCCATCGGGCCAGTGGCGCACTGACGTGCTGGGCGAAGGATTTGTGTCACGAACCATCGATCTTCTGCCCGACGATGAAGGCCCGGTTGTGGCAACGTTGGTGCGTCACGATCCAGAAAACGACCCGAACGCAGATGACCTGCGTTCAGTCGACCGGCCGATTATCCGCCTCGAGAACCCCGTGACAGTCCTGTACCTGCATGGCCGAAATGACTATTTCTTCCAGCGGCACCTCGCACGCCATATTTCGGCGCTGGGCGGGCGCTTCTACGCACTGGACCTACGCAAGTACGGCAGATCACTGCGCCCGTGGCAAACAATTGGCTTCATCAGCGATATTGACGACTATGACGAGGACATGGGTGAGGCGCTCGACATCATCCGCGGCGAATGCTCTGACGGCCCGCTGATCGTGATGGGACATTCGACGGGCGGCCTGATCGCAACCTTATGGGCGTGGCGTCACCCCGGTGCGCTCGATGGACTGGTTCTGAATTCGCCGTGGCTGGAGATGCAGACGCTTGCAGCGGTGCGTTCGGCTGTCCAGCCCGTCCTTGGCCGCATCGCTGCCCGCACTCCCCTGTGGGAAATTCCTGCATCAACAGGGCCGGATCATTATGGCCGTTCCCTCATGGAGGGCTGGTCGACTTCGGGTTTCGACCTGCCAGAAGAGCTGCGTGATTTTCCTGACGACGACCCTGCTTTCACAGGGTGGGACTACCTGCATGAATGGAAGCGCCCAGAAGGCTACCCGGTGTACGCTCAGTGGCTCGATGCCATCCTGGTGGGGCACGAGAAGATCGAGCATTCTGTCTCGATTGACTGCCCGATTCTGTCGATGATGTCCACGCACAGTTATTTTGACGAGAAGTGGAGCCCGGAAGTTTTCCGTTCTGACACGGTGCTCGATGCCGATGTGTTGGCTACGCGGTCAGCCCACCTGGGATCTTTGGTGACAATCGCGCGCTTTGACGGGCGCCATGACCTGGTGTTGTCGGATCCTGATGTTCGTCAACGCGTCTGGTACACGATGGATTCCTGGCTGGAGTTCATGGCTCACGCACTGTAG
- a CDS encoding O-acetylhomoserine aminocarboxypropyltransferase/cysteine synthase family protein, whose protein sequence is MSDRTEIERTWAFETRQIHAGWDRDPQTGATSLPIVHSSSFAFETPEQAANRFALRELGPIYSRLTNPTNDAVEARIASLEGGVGALLVSSGQSAAALAILNIAQAGNNVVASPSLYGGSIILLKNSLGRLGIETRWVDDPADPAQWEALADDRTVAFYGETIPNPKGDILDIEPVAQAAHRVGVPLIVDNTVATPYLVRPLEWGADIVIHSATKYFSGHGTSVAGVIVDGGTFDFGSDPARYPDFNEPDASYNGIVFARDLGKDGQFGVNLSFILRARTVGLRDFGFTLSPLNTFLIEQGIQTLSLRVERHVDNALTIARYLEAHADVESVNYAGLDASPYHQLQLKYAPRGAGGLLSFVIKGGADAGRTFAESLELIPTVANIGDTKTLVIHPASTTHSQLTEEELRKSGIEGGTIRLSVGIENVDDIIADLERGFAAADAVSGEGSSARKTQE, encoded by the coding sequence ATGTCTGACCGCACCGAAATCGAACGCACCTGGGCTTTTGAAACCCGCCAGATTCACGCCGGATGGGATCGCGATCCTCAAACGGGCGCAACCAGCCTCCCCATTGTTCACAGCTCATCTTTCGCCTTCGAGACACCCGAACAGGCAGCGAACCGCTTTGCGCTGCGCGAACTCGGCCCCATTTATTCCCGTCTGACGAACCCCACCAACGACGCCGTCGAAGCCCGTATCGCCTCGCTCGAAGGCGGCGTGGGAGCACTGTTGGTGTCCTCGGGCCAATCAGCTGCAGCTCTGGCTATTCTCAACATCGCTCAGGCAGGCAATAACGTCGTGGCGTCACCCTCGCTGTACGGCGGATCGATCATCCTGCTGAAGAACTCACTGGGACGTTTGGGAATTGAAACACGCTGGGTGGATGATCCCGCAGATCCGGCTCAGTGGGAAGCACTTGCCGATGACAGGACGGTCGCATTTTACGGCGAGACGATCCCGAACCCCAAGGGCGATATCCTCGATATCGAGCCAGTCGCGCAGGCAGCGCACCGAGTCGGAGTTCCGCTGATTGTGGACAACACGGTGGCCACGCCTTACCTCGTGCGACCACTGGAATGGGGCGCCGACATCGTGATCCATTCGGCCACGAAGTACTTCAGTGGGCACGGCACCTCAGTGGCAGGCGTCATCGTCGATGGCGGCACCTTCGACTTCGGATCAGACCCTGCCCGCTACCCCGACTTCAATGAACCCGACGCCAGCTACAACGGCATAGTCTTTGCGCGCGATCTCGGAAAAGACGGGCAGTTCGGCGTGAACCTGTCCTTCATTCTTCGAGCCCGCACCGTCGGACTGCGTGACTTCGGTTTCACGCTCTCCCCGCTCAACACGTTCCTGATTGAGCAGGGCATCCAGACACTGTCACTGCGAGTTGAACGCCACGTCGACAACGCGCTGACGATTGCCCGATACTTGGAGGCACACGCAGACGTGGAATCGGTCAACTACGCAGGCCTCGACGCTTCGCCCTACCACCAGTTGCAGCTCAAGTATGCGCCGAGGGGTGCCGGTGGCTTGCTCTCCTTCGTCATCAAAGGTGGCGCCGATGCGGGGCGCACCTTCGCTGAGTCACTCGAATTGATTCCCACCGTCGCCAACATCGGCGACACAAAGACTCTGGTGATTCACCCAGCCTCGACCACGCACTCGCAACTCACGGAAGAGGAGCTGCGCAAGTCAGGAATCGAGGGCGGCACGATTCGCCTATCCGTCGGCATTGAAAACGTCGACGACATCATCGCTGATCTGGAGCGAGGTTTCGCAGCTGCTGACGCGGTGAGCGGCGAGGGGTCGAGTGCACGAAAGACACAGGAGTGA
- the metX gene encoding homoserine O-acetyltransferase MetX → MRSKPTCPGGRHLCDIGPLRLENGDALPQAHLAYETWGTLNAERSNAVLVLHALTGDSHVTSSSHDPTPGWWEGIVGEGSPIDTREHFVVAANILGGCHGSTGPSSPAPDGTPWGSRFPLISTRDQVHAEARLADALGIDRWSLVIGASMGGHRALEWAITYPQRVERLIVVASGAQTTADQAAWIHSQLGAIRLDPLWKGGDYYGGPPPAQGLGLARQIAHTTYRSAPELQERFGRFPQHEEDVLEGGRLAIQSYLDHHGVKLANRFDAGSYVALCHAMLTHDVGRDRGGIAHALRSVTARTLVIAVDSDRLFHPNELWNIADNVRGAFYREVHSDHGHDGFLIERDQVARLIREFIDRYRGGHEEYEPGSASNRWVQSIQ, encoded by the coding sequence ATGAGATCCAAACCGACATGCCCTGGCGGGCGGCACCTGTGCGATATTGGGCCGCTGCGTCTTGAAAACGGAGACGCACTGCCACAGGCACATCTGGCATACGAAACGTGGGGCACCCTGAATGCGGAGCGCTCCAACGCCGTGCTGGTCCTGCATGCACTAACCGGTGATTCTCACGTGACGTCCTCATCCCACGATCCGACACCAGGATGGTGGGAGGGCATCGTCGGGGAAGGATCTCCTATTGACACGCGCGAGCACTTCGTGGTCGCTGCAAATATCCTCGGAGGCTGCCATGGGTCCACCGGCCCCTCCTCCCCTGCTCCCGACGGCACACCGTGGGGGTCGCGTTTCCCTCTCATCTCCACTCGCGACCAGGTCCATGCCGAAGCGCGGCTGGCTGACGCACTGGGAATTGATCGCTGGTCACTCGTGATCGGCGCGTCGATGGGAGGTCACCGAGCGCTGGAGTGGGCCATCACCTACCCGCAACGCGTCGAACGCCTTATCGTCGTTGCCTCGGGTGCGCAGACAACTGCTGATCAGGCGGCATGGATTCACAGTCAGCTGGGCGCAATCCGCCTCGATCCCCTGTGGAAGGGAGGCGACTATTACGGTGGGCCGCCTCCCGCGCAGGGACTGGGGCTGGCCCGGCAGATTGCGCATACAACGTATCGCAGTGCGCCGGAGCTGCAGGAACGCTTCGGCAGGTTCCCGCAGCATGAAGAAGATGTGCTCGAGGGGGGCCGGCTGGCTATCCAGTCATACCTGGATCATCACGGTGTCAAGCTGGCCAACCGTTTCGATGCAGGCTCCTACGTCGCGCTATGCCACGCCATGTTGACGCATGACGTGGGGCGGGATCGTGGCGGCATTGCGCACGCGCTGCGTTCAGTGACGGCCCGCACGCTGGTGATTGCCGTTGATTCGGATCGTCTGTTCCATCCCAATGAGTTGTGGAACATTGCGGACAACGTGCGCGGCGCGTTCTATCGAGAGGTGCACTCCGACCACGGTCATGACGGTTTCCTGATTGAACGTGATCAGGTGGCACGACTGATCCGAGAATTCATTGATCGGTATCGCGGCGGGCATGAGGAATACGAGCCTGGCTCTGCATCAAACCGATGGGTCCAGTCGATACAGTAG
- a CDS encoding C40 family peptidase, whose amino-acid sequence MKRQVYGKVLSHFGQKAPRRASGRYALTALFMSGLLAVSAGVAMPASYADDTPSQDDINQARAEADAAKMSVGQIEVELAAVSQRASDAMRNAQIAGEELNKARLDLDAATAAANKARDDADKAQAEFDKGRQELAAIAQTAYRSEGSSLDAAAAYLQADGLRSVEFKQTTLDSFANNADTKMQRVAALEKVASVMKESAESAEQRQQKATNEVQERTDAAQNAANSALASQQATEARRSELVAELARKENTTVELINQREAELERRRVEAARKAAEEESARLAALAARQEEEAATQGRQEETYTPPSRETRPTPTPTPTPAPTPDPAPAPSYGGSGGAQTAVNAAYSFLGVPYVWAGESYAGVDCSGLVMLAWRQAGVYLPHYSASQYGYGTRIPLSQRQPGDLLFWSSDGSQSGIYHVAIALGGDQMIEAPYPGTTVRVTSIYGWSGSLMPYVVRL is encoded by the coding sequence GTGAAAAGACAGGTTTACGGTAAGGTGTTGAGCCACTTTGGCCAGAAGGCTCCGCGTCGCGCATCTGGCCGATACGCACTGACCGCTCTATTCATGTCAGGTTTGCTTGCTGTCAGTGCCGGCGTTGCGATGCCGGCGTCATATGCAGATGACACGCCCTCTCAAGATGACATCAATCAGGCGCGTGCCGAAGCCGATGCCGCCAAGATGTCAGTGGGGCAGATCGAAGTCGAATTGGCCGCGGTCTCTCAGCGCGCTTCAGATGCCATGCGCAATGCGCAGATTGCCGGCGAAGAGCTCAACAAAGCACGCTTGGATCTTGATGCTGCAACTGCTGCGGCAAATAAAGCTCGCGATGATGCGGATAAGGCTCAGGCTGAGTTTGATAAAGGTCGTCAGGAGCTGGCTGCTATAGCGCAGACTGCCTACCGCTCTGAAGGTTCGTCTCTTGATGCCGCTGCAGCATATTTGCAGGCCGACGGATTGCGCTCCGTTGAGTTCAAACAGACGACACTCGATTCATTCGCCAATAATGCCGATACGAAGATGCAACGGGTGGCCGCCCTCGAAAAAGTAGCATCGGTGATGAAGGAATCGGCTGAATCTGCCGAACAGCGTCAGCAAAAGGCGACAAACGAGGTGCAGGAACGCACCGATGCTGCGCAAAATGCTGCCAACTCGGCGTTGGCTTCTCAGCAGGCCACTGAAGCGCGCCGCAGTGAACTTGTGGCTGAGCTGGCACGCAAGGAAAACACCACTGTTGAGCTGATTAATCAGCGTGAAGCCGAACTGGAACGTCGTCGCGTGGAAGCAGCGCGCAAGGCGGCCGAAGAAGAATCAGCTCGCCTGGCGGCTTTGGCTGCGCGCCAGGAAGAAGAAGCGGCTACTCAGGGTCGACAGGAAGAGACGTATACTCCGCCTTCGCGTGAGACGCGCCCAACGCCGACTCCTACGCCGACCCCAGCGCCGACTCCTGATCCGGCACCCGCACCGTCCTACGGCGGCAGCGGCGGAGCGCAGACAGCGGTCAACGCTGCGTATAGCTTCCTGGGCGTCCCCTACGTATGGGCTGGCGAATCATACGCCGGTGTGGACTGCTCCGGCCTGGTCATGCTGGCGTGGAGGCAGGCTGGCGTGTACCTGCCACACTACTCTGCCTCACAGTATGGATATGGCACCCGTATTCCGCTGAGCCAGCGTCAACCGGGCGATTTGCTCTTCTGGTCCAGCGACGGTTCACAAAGCGGTATTTACCACGTGGCGATCGCCCTTGGCGGCGACCAGATGATCGAAGCGCCGTATCCTGGCACCACGGTGCGCGTCACCAGCATCTATGGCTGGAGCGGTTCCCTGATGCCGTACGTCGTTCGCCTCTGA
- the mscL gene encoding large conductance mechanosensitive channel protein MscL, translating into MIQGFKEFISRGNVVDLAVGVIIGAAFSQIVTALVDGVINPLIGAIFGQPNFDDVLKFTIGTSEIKPGLVLTALVNFLLIAFAIYFCIVMPMNKLAERRQKKTEQNEAEEPALTDEAKLLVEIRDLLSTNGSTPSVR; encoded by the coding sequence ATGATCCAGGGATTCAAGGAATTCATTTCCAGAGGCAACGTCGTCGACCTGGCAGTTGGTGTCATTATCGGCGCCGCGTTTTCACAGATTGTGACCGCCCTCGTTGATGGCGTGATCAATCCGCTGATTGGCGCCATCTTTGGCCAGCCGAACTTTGACGACGTCCTCAAGTTCACCATCGGCACGTCCGAGATCAAGCCAGGACTCGTTCTGACTGCCCTTGTCAACTTCCTGCTCATCGCATTCGCCATCTACTTCTGCATCGTGATGCCCATGAATAAGCTGGCAGAGCGTCGTCAGAAGAAGACCGAACAGAATGAAGCCGAAGAGCCTGCTTTGACCGATGAAGCAAAACTGCTTGTCGAAATTCGCGACCTGCTCTCCACAAATGGCTCAACGCCATCCGTACGCTAA